The DNA window AAAGCAAAAGGGCTTGACAAAGCTGCAGCTGGTGTAGAAAAAATCATCAAAAAAGGAAAACTTAAAGACCTAGAAGATTTCCTTGTAGGTATTATGGAAGGAAAAATCCCAGCAGGATGTTCATAATATCTTCTCTCCCTCTTTCTTTTTTTTAATCAACAACAAAAAAATAAAACACAAGGAGCTAAAATGAAAAAGTTAATTATCTCTGCATTGGCAGTAGGAGCATTATTCGCACAAACTGACAACGCTTCACTTGAAAAGCAAATTAAAGAATTAAAAGCTAAACTTGCTCAAGTAGAGCAAATGGCTATCCAAAACCAAAAAAAAGTTAATCCTATTGCGGCAAACAATCATATCTATTTCAGCTATGATTTAAGAACAACTTACGATTTCATCGAATATAAAATGAACAAAGCTGCAAATGATGATAAACTTACAAATAACATTTTCACTAACAGAGTAACATTAACAGGTGTTGCAAAACCTGCAGAAAACCTAAAAGCTACATTAAAACTTGAAGCAAACGCAATTTTCGGTATGAATAGCGAGCTTCAATATTCTCAATTCAACAACATTTCATGGGTGGCAAACGAAACACCTGATGATTTAAATATCAGAATTAAACAAGCATTCTTTAACTATCATTTCGGACCTGACAACGGTTTAATGTTTAGTGCGGGTAGAAGACCAGCAACAGGCGGATTCCCTGCAAACTTAAGAAACAACGACGCACCTGCAAGTCCATTGGCACACTTAATTAATATGGAATTCGACGGATTCAGTTTTGAAATTTCAAATACTATTTTCTCAAATATGTCTGATAAATTCAGCGACTGGGGAACATGGTTGAAATTCTGTGCTGGTAGAGGTTATTCTAGCTCAAAAGGAAAATGGCCAGCAGACGGAAGCCCAGCATATTCAAAAGACAACTTAGGAATTACTGATTTCGCAGGATTTATTTTAGTACCTTATGACGACGGTCAATATTCATTATGGATGGAAAACGTTTGGGCATGGAATCTTAAAGGTTACATCGATACAAACGGAGACCACATTCCTGACACAATGAAAGACGTTGGGGATTACTATGGTCTAGACGTAACATTCAGAGCTTACGGAATCGGTGAAGATTTGGGTGATTTCTTCGATAATACTACTGCATTCGTTTCATTCGCACTATCTCAAACAAAACCTTACAGCGGTGAAAGAATGTTAGGTACTACTGACAATAAAGTTGGTACATCATGGTGGATCGGGGCACAAATGCCTGGATTTAAAGAAGTTGACAACTGGGGATTCAACTACGTACACGGAAGCAAATACTGGAGAAGTATGACTTACGGAGAAGATACTCTTATCGGAAGTATCGCAGCAGTTAGAGGTAATGCATATGAAGTTTACTATAATCACCAAATCCAACCTCATTTAACAACTGGATTAAGATTAACTTATGTTGATTATAAATATACAGGAAGCGACGCGTTCTTCGGTGACGCTGGTACACCTGTTGACGTTGACAAAGCTCCGTTCCCTGCTGCTGATAAAGCTTATGACTTAAGAGCTTATATCAGATATAACTTCTAATTATTTCAAGCCTTTTGGCTTGATTTTTAACATTGATTTAATATAATAAACTTGGAAAAACTAAAAAGGAGAGTAGATGTCTGAAATTATTGACTTAAAAAGAAGAAGTTTCCTAAAAGGTTCGGCAGCTGCTGCTGGAGGTGTGGCATTAGCATCTACTTCTTCATTCGCACTTAGTGCTTATGAAGATGCCGAAAATGCAAAACAACTAAAAGAAGATCAAATCAAAAACGCAAAATATACTCCGACTTTCTGTGGTATGTGCGTTAACATGTGTGGTTTCATCGCAAGAAACGTCGATGGAAAAATCACAAAATTAGACCCTAACCCTCTATTTACGAAAAGTAGAAGCTTTGCGTGTGCGAGGGGTAATGCCGGTATCGCAGCCGCATATGACCCTGACAGATTAAAAGCTCCTATGATTAGAGTTGGAAAAAGAGGAGAAGGTAAATTCAAAGAAGTTTCTTGGGAAGAAGCTTACGAATACATTAGACAAAAATTGGTAAAAATTCTTGATGAAGAAAAAGACAACAGAAGTACAATCGCATTCGGTGCGGGTGCGGGTGCTGAAGAGCCGTTATTTGCAACTTTCGCTAACGGTATCGGAAGTAACAACTTCGTAGACCACTTTACAACATGTTTCGCTCCTGCATTCTTAGCAAACAAACTAACTTACGGAAGCTGGGGAAGTGCGGATTTTGAAAAATCAAAATACGTACTAATGCTCGGAGCAAACAGAGCCGAAGCTATCGTTACACCTGATACGCTCGATTTATTCAGAAACACTCATAAAAGAGGTACTAAAATCGTTTATATCGACGTAAGATATACAAACACTGCGGCACAAGCGGATGAATTTATCCCTATCAAACCTGGTACGGATTTAGCTTTAATGCTTGCAATGATTCACGAAACTATTAATAAAGGTTATCACAAAACACCTTATAAAGCAGACTATCTTGCAAAATATGCCGACGGTCTTGCAGAGCTTGAAGACTACTTCACAAACGGTGAAGGAGCAAAATATACACCTGAATGGGCGGCAAAAATCACTGAAATTCCTGCCGATACAATCAGAAGACTTACAAAAGAATTCAGCGACGCAGCGGAAAAATACGAAGGTGCTGCAAACTGTTATAGAAGTAGAAAATCAACATGGTATTATCAAGACTTCGAATTCAGAAGAGCTCAAGCAATCTTCAATGCACTTCACGGATGTGTAAACAGACCTGGGGGAGTATTATTAAATAGAGGTCTTAAAGCTGAAAAATACGAATATGAAGATTTCCCTATTTATGACAATGCAAAACCAAGAATCGACCTTGCTCTTAAACCAAAAGACGCATGGCCTTTAATGAACCCTGGAAAAGGAAGCTGGCAAGTATTCAGAAACACAGTAAGAGATATCAATAAAAAATGGAAAAACGGAGAAAAACTACCTGAAGGTGCATATCCTGTAAGAGGAATGTTTATTTATAGAGAAAACCCTATCCAATCAGTACCGGGTAGAGAAGAAACTGAAAAAATGTTCGATACTATGGACTTAGTGGTAGTTATCGACATTCTACCAAACGATACGGCGATGTATGCGGACGTAATCTTACCTGATACGGTTTATCTTGAAAGAACATCACCTCTAAAATCATTCGGTACTCTTAGAGAACCTATGATCGGTGCAAGATGGGCGACAAGCAAACCTTTATACAAAACAAAACCTCTTTATAACATTTTAAAAGAGCTTAGCGAAAAAATCGAAAAAGATTTAGCCGCAATTACATTCAAATATACTTGGGATGCAGACGATTTAGGAGCAGAACTTCCAAAAGATTTCAATTTGGCTAAATACTTAACTGACGATTTTGAAATTGACGAAGCAAAATTAAAAGCTGATATTAAAGATCCTAAGTTAATTAAAGCAATC is part of the Caminibacter pacificus genome and encodes:
- a CDS encoding DUF3373 family protein, with the translated sequence MKKLIISALAVGALFAQTDNASLEKQIKELKAKLAQVEQMAIQNQKKVNPIAANNHIYFSYDLRTTYDFIEYKMNKAANDDKLTNNIFTNRVTLTGVAKPAENLKATLKLEANAIFGMNSELQYSQFNNISWVANETPDDLNIRIKQAFFNYHFGPDNGLMFSAGRRPATGGFPANLRNNDAPASPLAHLINMEFDGFSFEISNTIFSNMSDKFSDWGTWLKFCAGRGYSSSKGKWPADGSPAYSKDNLGITDFAGFILVPYDDGQYSLWMENVWAWNLKGYIDTNGDHIPDTMKDVGDYYGLDVTFRAYGIGEDLGDFFDNTTAFVSFALSQTKPYSGERMLGTTDNKVGTSWWIGAQMPGFKEVDNWGFNYVHGSKYWRSMTYGEDTLIGSIAAVRGNAYEVYYNHQIQPHLTTGLRLTYVDYKYTGSDAFFGDAGTPVDVDKAPFPAADKAYDLRAYIRYNF
- a CDS encoding molybdopterin-dependent oxidoreductase gives rise to the protein MSEIIDLKRRSFLKGSAAAAGGVALASTSSFALSAYEDAENAKQLKEDQIKNAKYTPTFCGMCVNMCGFIARNVDGKITKLDPNPLFTKSRSFACARGNAGIAAAYDPDRLKAPMIRVGKRGEGKFKEVSWEEAYEYIRQKLVKILDEEKDNRSTIAFGAGAGAEEPLFATFANGIGSNNFVDHFTTCFAPAFLANKLTYGSWGSADFEKSKYVLMLGANRAEAIVTPDTLDLFRNTHKRGTKIVYIDVRYTNTAAQADEFIPIKPGTDLALMLAMIHETINKGYHKTPYKADYLAKYADGLAELEDYFTNGEGAKYTPEWAAKITEIPADTIRRLTKEFSDAAEKYEGAANCYRSRKSTWYYQDFEFRRAQAIFNALHGCVNRPGGVLLNRGLKAEKYEYEDFPIYDNAKPRIDLALKPKDAWPLMNPGKGSWQVFRNTVRDINKKWKNGEKLPEGAYPVRGMFIYRENPIQSVPGREETEKMFDTMDLVVVIDILPNDTAMYADVILPDTVYLERTSPLKSFGTLREPMIGARWATSKPLYKTKPLYNILKELSEKIEKDLAAITFKYTWDADDLGAELPKDFNLAKYLTDDFEIDEAKLKADIKDPKLIKAILEHASEDDLDIGSFKLSAAYEKTPEEFNEEVMKELYGDKAAEILKEYGVYWPGIEKAIEEAIDEHLKTFKKDYPGKNTAMYELYKKYCTLPKDYCIVPKKGKFIKFSLKNIAGQKFVNPITGQEEQVTDLPVWRDSMFEEPKNNQVRLVIGRHGYFTQSSHPNNYLLLDLMNYNYIWINQDLANEMGLKFKDEVELVNRQGKTVRGKVYPTKRIRKDTIFVATGLGSQSKLFTLGYDNGISQAQIAEDRIDPFIGAASMNETFVTIRKV